The genomic interval TAGAGGGTTTATATTAGTATTAGAACTAGAAGTCAGACCTACCAACACTCTTAAAACATTTTCCAATAGGATACAGACGACCCCAAACAACCACCTTCTCCTCCACAAAATCAAAATCTCCTTCAGCAACCTCCTGCGTTGGAATAGTCTCCATACTCGACAAAGTTCCCCCGGATGACAGACTTGCACTCGCACTGCTCGATGTGGTGTTGGGCTCTACGGAACTCGAGCTCGAGCCGTTCAAGCTCATGTCGCACACACATGCAGTAGTAAACACGGGAACGCCGGGCCGAGTGCGCTACGTAAGTGCTCAGCGGAAACTCGAGGCTAACCTCCGCCACTCTGACCCGGCAGATGTACCGTGACGTAGGTATCCAATCCGGCGGCACGAAATACTGCGGCGCGAGATTCAGGAACACTGCCACTGGACTATTTCCTTGTTGAGTCCATCTTTGAATTAGCTCATTGGGTAAGAAGATGACATCAACAATCCAATAGTTTCTGCAAATTCAATGAACTTCAAAACAACTTCTTTCGTTTGATTTTGAATTCTGCAAGCAAAATCCAAGTAATTGTCAGTTCTTTGGGGTAAAAATCCAAAACACACCGTATCGCAGGCCTAGTTCTAATCAGCTGACAAACCACGTGGCGATCGCGCGTTTGCGGTCAACGACCTTAGGGTATATGTATCCGGATGATatgcggatccaggatttcgatCAGCTAGGGGATTCCCAATTATTGATCATGATCATTGACCCCGGGGGCCTCATTGACAGGCGGTACGTCCAGAGAAAAGATAAAAGTCATGGCATTTCCCAGAATATCGATTcgattttgtcatatctctgagCAGACGCAGATCcaggggcacgtgccccctatgcccaccccccccccctttttgagaagcaaaattagaatttgtaatgtaaaaatgccccctcttttgaaatagaagaccttttttttttttttgcttgtcaaaatttttcggGTTCTAAacatccttaatttgtggttgaaaacctttattttttttttggggggggggggcttgtcaaaattttccttcgaaaaatttgcccccccccctttggaaaatcctggatccgcccctgtctcTGGATGTTAGAAAAATAAAGGAGCTAAGACAGTGTTCAGAAATATACTGCTTCCCTAAGATTTCAGAAAGGTGGCCCAGGGGCAAGAGAGTTTACGAACTTCGGGGCGCGGCTGCGGGAGACGTTTCCACCCACATTTTTGGTCTGACAACTTTATTTCATTCTGATTGGCGGAGAAGCACATGCAGTTCCTTTCTGTAGGAAAGCATAGGCCTACTTTGTCGTATTCCGATGGTCATTTCATAAacgacaaccccccccccccccccccctctgctgtAGCTTTCACCTACAACAAAGACATTGGGAAACATTttgtatatacaaaaatatatttaacctctgccttttcctttttaataatatttttgtacattttttaacCTCTACGGCCCTGCAATTTTTATCTCTGccccagtcccccccccccgtgttcCCTCTGCTGTACGGATCCACATGCATGCGTCATGAAACCTAACACTAAAACCATGAAGGATATGGAAAAACATGTATAATAAGGCCTTCATGGTAGCCTACACTTATATGCCTATATGTAAAGGTCTATGAGTGTAGGTTCTCAGGGACTTTTTTTTAGAAGGGGCGTTGGGGTGTTGGGGGTCAATGGCATATGAGCCAAACAAATTTGAGGGTCCATAAATGGCATGTGGAGCAAAATAAATTTCTAAAAAAGCAGCAAGTGAGCAAAATTTTAGAACTTTTTTACACAaatatctaattttgtgatggaTTTCGACATAatgctaaaaaatattattatattccaccccctttccttttttttttcttggctgtGAAACTTGTGGGGGAGGTTCCATGGTCCCTTAAGCCCCCCCTCCTTACATCAGTTGGGTAGGGTAGTCCTTGAGACTGAAGTCTTATAAGTACAAGCTATATCTTTATTTTCACAAGAAGAATAGGTAATTCATAAGAACTATTTAATCAGTAATACGAGCGTGAAGCAcgagatgaaatttttaataataataatattaggcATTTATATACGCCAtcaatctagaaataatctattccgagccgcattgtttaatattattattacccccactttattttagctcgagctgcctttcagcgctaattgcattcaagaaattaatcctatataccggatacccattcacctcacctgggttgagtgcagcacaatgggGAAAATTGTTTTGGAAAAATAGAAAACTAAACAAATtttgatggaaaataagaaagaaaaactgATGGTTATCATGCATTTTCATATCACTAccatcatgggcggaaatcccagaggaGACAGGggaagcccccaccccccccccccactttatgATATGTTTTATGCCGGAAAAATACTTCATTCAAAaacgaaataatacatgtatcctTGAATCtttaatataatatcattttctgaatattatgtcaaaatctataacaaaattagatttttgttataaaactattgaaatttttgctcgctcgcctaGCTCTCTTGCAACTTTTataaattttacccaatatgtgccatatctagcccccaaAAAGcactcctcttgaaaaaaaacatattatgaTCATCGATCATCTTCAACTTCCTccttatcatcataatcatacttGCCATATAATCAGTATGATATTATTCTGTAAATTATCGCGGGATAATACAGACCACCCcttttattatatacatatttttatttgatagcATTTATTCCATTCATCATAAAAACCAGAACAAAACAAGGTACATGCAAAGTTAACATATATTACAATTTAtgtcaatgaaataattcaatGATACAAATCtggaaaacatttgaaaaaaagagtatatataaatgaatggGGAGGCAACTAGAAAGGCAAAGCCTTATTAGTGCTGCCACCTTTACAAAACTGGAAACTGAATATgtaatgtaataaaaatgttaatacTGAATACCAGATATAAACATTGAgcataaaaagggggaaatacaaattttgacacaaTGACAAAATATATAGACATAGATGTATATCAACAATAATTACTATAAAaacgaaagaagaaaaaacaccTGAATATACGTTATTAGAATATTTGCTTAGAAGTTGGGTTTTATATCTccttttaaaaacattaaatGATGGACTAGGTTTAACAGAAAATTGTAATTATTCCAGATAATTGGTTCTTTGCTAAAGAAGTGCTTTTTTTAGTTAGGTGGAAGTCTGAAGATCCTTGCgtattataataatgaacatCTATGACCCAGTAGCCACTGATCTGTATCTAGTCTATATAGTGTAAAGATTAGTGGATCAAACTGGAATTCTATGTAAAACTGAGGCAAATTTTCATGTCGGTCATAACTGAAAGATACCATACCGAAAACTTGAATAACAATGcacaaaagaaaatgattggGACTACATAACAAGCTCGCTGTAGCCTTCCGAAGACGCGACCGAAAGACCGAAGAAGACAATGGAAGTGTAAGTATTTGTTAGGGAATATGATAACAAACATCTCATTTTGTTATGCTGTATGCACGAAAGGTGATTTTTATTCTACTTATTTAGTCAAATTTATTTGGCGTGTTTGGAAAAGCAGAGTCGGACGTCGGTGACGTGCATGTGTGACTGTGGCCATGGTGCCGTGGTTGTGTCTGTGAGTGAGTGTGAGTGAGTGAGTCTCACTTGCACTTGTcttacccctttcataaacccaatcatgcggctaatagcagcataatttggttgtaaaatcggaggaggaccagagttatccgcttcattttgatgctgcaattatccgcataatagcggcatcgggaccagattttgactttatgaacgcatgtCCAAAGTACAATTACATGACATACCGTTGGCGTTATAGATTATACGGATAATTGCCATGCCCATGGCATGATGGTGCGGTCACAactcacaaggtcacccttttccaacacaactgcatcggagggggtgtgtgcggttgccatgacgattatccccctttttcaggacgggcgctcgtaaaaatagtgcggattattttcggagtttgtgaacgcaatttttattgaattatccgcattactcttagccTTAGGCTTAGGCGGCTAATtagaggatgggtttatgaatatgaaaggggtatcagacTCAGATCAGTGAGTCTGACTGATGTGACGTTAACCCGGTCCCGGGGAGCTACGGCCCGCTTCACGGGCCGGagccctgggggccgtttcatcaAGCTGTTCggaagttaagagcgactttaagaatgactggtgaacctttcttacgcgcttaaccatcaccaatgaatataccattttccacaagaaaggatcaccagtcgttcttttaaagtcgctcttattgTCTTaacttaacttatgaacagctttatggaacACAGTGACACACCCGGACTCGTCCATGTAATTAGCCAGGAGGCTCTAAGTCCTAGAGGAGTAGAGAGctaaaatcatttactaacgtatgcttactctccaaGGAGCCAGGGATTCCATcccattcatctgcgtgtaccgccaaaaaacctgaaactttcgcccccgagatttctactttccttccaAGCATGGGTACTCTCCAAAATAGGGTAGAAttagcctggaggcttctggagagtaaaagtcatctactatacgtaggcttactctccatGAAGCCTTGGTCGGGATACCATTGCTCTACACATACCGTAGGTGTTCCCACGGTGAAATTAGACCTAAATCACACATTTTATTAGGGTTTTGAGCCCAAACTAACGTAAATGGGCCAAAACAATATTTACCCCTGAATATGATAACGTTGCGTCTATTTATTCAGTAAATAGTAGTAAATTAGAGAAATTATTAAGAGTACGAGCGTTTACTTACCCAGTCTGTTATTTTCGCCGTCTTTGTTATCGATACCTAGATACAAGACGCGTGTATAGAGGGCGAcaatatcatgagcagtgccaatttagattttaaaaaaatacttgcatcggccgataaatatcatgaatcgtTAAATACTTGCATTGgccgataaatatcataaatcttttatgatatttatcggccgatgcaagtaaaaataaaaatatatgtacatgtagaatgaaGTTTTTGCTTCCttgtattttaaaatgaagggttcatttttcttttatttacagGATCAAAGAAAGTGCTGCTATGTTGAGCAACTTTGAGGTGAGTAATTTTAAGTTACCCTCAAGCTATGGTGTTGACTTTTGGTTTTGATAGCATAGTAAGAATGCTGTCACCAGTTGTGGTGGggtgtaaaaataaatcggTCTGTATAAAGTAATATTTACactgaaaattgagaaatacATGCTCAAACACACATTTTGAAAGAAGAATGATTATGTACTATGATTATTTTGATTAGAGTCACCAGAGAATTACATGGAAAAGGCACCTTTTTTATGCCAGAATATTTAGTCATGAAAGAGTGTATAAAATAAAGTGTCTGATGCTATATCAAATGCACAGAtaaaattgttttcaattttctgacaAATTAGAATAATTTAGATTTTATTACTGTTGCTGGGGAGCTACTTgcatgtgatgtcacaaaattaAACTTTAACCGATCTGTATTCTTATTCCTGAATGGATTTTTCCAAACCTTCATTAATACATTTCCCTAATTTTCTGCTTCTATCCAAATCAAATTGATATCAGGGTTAACTTTCCTTTAAATTTACCATTTCAAAGACAGAATACAGAATGTGATGCCCTTTGACCCCTATGCCTTGAACCAGAGTTTCCAACTATTAAGAAaagtcatattttttatgattttcatgtcaaattaCGCCATTACACTTTTGGCCTTAATTATTACGCTTCTGAGTTATAGTAGGTATGTACACATTTAATACACGCATAATAATACATCGTGCAGTGGTGATATTTACTTACCTGACTAGGCAAGCTAGTGCTTTACAAAAGTTATGTTGCACCCTAGATTAATATTCCTGACAACCGTCCTGTTGGGTTGGAAAAACATTGCATTTATGCACATTGTGCATCTGTTCTATATACCTCTAAGAAATTTATCATACTGTGTGGCACATATGAAATTATGACTTATCTCACAGTTATGTCTTTTGAGCTGCTGGAGTACTACTTGCAGCTCTGTTGAACTTTCCATCTTTCTTTGATCTTTCAGGTCCATGCTCTGCTTAAAGAATTACAATCGGGAAGCTCTCAGAGAGGGAAGAAGAGCATCAGTAAAAAGCAGCAGAACCTTGCCACAATATCCTATGAGGTATGTTATGTAACTATTCTAAAATCAGCCTGTTTGAGACTTATCCCAAGTACATGTAATCTTGGGATGTAGTCTATTGAGAATTTTCATTGCAGCAAGTGCATCTCTGATTCTAAATAGAAGAAAATTGAAGACAGCATTGCAAATAAAATAAGTTCCTCTGTGTTCCCCATTttcataccaaaaaaaaaaaatccaaagaaTTTAATTAGTATAATTTGATCTTATTGAGCACATATTCGAGGCTGAATAAATTGATTGGATGTTGATTACtttctttatatattattcGCATATGAGCAAagtgaatgataaaaaaagagCAGTAAGATCCGTTGGAAGAAAAAGTTTACATTCCTTTATCTTGATTGATAGAAAATTATAGCTCACCAGGAGATTCTATTCTCTTAATTACAAAAATTactaataataaacaaattaaataatttttcatcCAATTGAATGTTGCATTTAGATGAATTGTTTAATGCATGATTGATTTTAAGCATATATCCATGGtagttagcccccccccccaaaaagagagaaaaatgtttattcaagtttttaatgatttttttttaaattatttgtttCCTCAATAGATGTGTTGGTGATTGTTTGCATGATGCACTTATTTGGCAATTAAGCTACTGGAATGTAGTCAGTGTAGCTCAGGCAGGGACAAGTgggcacagtgcccccccccccccccacctgacACTATTGACACTATATGAAACTGAAAAaccaatattttaaaatatatatatatatgacaagTTTTTCAAGATATTCCAATGCCAgaatgtcatatttcatatgtGTGATTGAGGAGAAATCCATGCCATGTTTCATGAGACCTATTGCCGttacaaaaattataaatttccCTGAGGAAATTGACCGCAACCAATCATATTGCATAatatcagtagcttataacaatgcTATGTTCTTTTGTGCAGACAATCAAGTACCTTGAGAAGACTCCCTGCGGGCTTCAAACTCCCGAGGTAGTGGAGAAATTCCTGCGAGCTCTCACTCCATTCAGCCTTACCAAGTAAGTAGAAGAATTGACTAATCAAGGGgcggctgaaaatatttatatcttaataaatagagtaaaattcacagagcaaaatgctgaaaattccatcaaactcggataacaaataaagttattgaactttaaattttatcaatattttgtgaaaacagttatatgcacatcgtcatgaatattcattaggtgggctgatgatgtcacatcccgactttcctttttcttatgttattgcatgaaatcataaatgtttcattttttcatacatgtgtaaatgatgtgtctctattatgatgaaataagttgcggcaataaataactaccGGTAATGCACttaatttaaattttttatttttattaagttgtcaATTTCAATTCTTGGTGGAAAAATTtagaataaaccttatttcatataataaatttaaaaagaacaagtggggatatgatatcatcagcccacctaatgaatattcattaaaacatgtctagaactgtttcaccgtaataatgcaaatctttaaaattaaattacttcgttatttgttatccgattttgatcaaaattttaagcattttgctttgtgaattttactctatttattgagatataaatatctccagcctgcaccatccctttaagggcgATTGTGATCTGACCATTTGGATAATGCATCATATACCACATGTAACAGAttttaggtgtttttttttttctgtcactTATCTTTGTAAACACCGTCTTGGTCCCTTTGACATCATCAcctgcaatcgattgcaaatagaggattctgattggttgatagtggGTATGATGAAGGATCTATGCATGCAACAGTGGTTGTGATCAGTCAGCCTCTGTTTTATTGGGCACTGCTAAGAAGTAatccatttttattatttactttttatgtggattttttttaattagatattTTGTGATTTGGCCTAACTGAttgttcattgattgattgttgaaaaatttgtattgatttcagCCAGTTGCCTACTTAGGCAAATTCCTTCAGGAATGATTGAGTTTGGTTGTGAGTTATGTAGTCAGCaggcttaaaggacaagtcaaccccaacataaagttgatttcaataaaaggagaaaaatccaacaagcataacgctgaaaatgtcttcaaattcggatgtaaaataagaaagctatgacattttaaagtttcgcttattttcacaaaacagttatatacagatcctggtcagtatgcaaatgaggagactgatgacgtcatccactcactatttcttttgtattttataatatgaaatattctaattttctcattgtcaagtgaaacaaagattaaatcCTCCCTGAATGTGTGGAGTTAGCATTgttttgatactatatggttcagtcaagttggtccttaatgtcaaatctgtaaaaaatgaaatattgtataattcaaacaataaaaaacaaaagaaatagtgagtgagggacatcatccactatctcatttgcatatcactgagttgtgcatatcactgttttgtgaaaaataagtgaaactttaaaatgtcataactttcttatttgacatccgatttcgatgaaattttcagcgttatgctagtttgatttttctctatttattaaaatcaacatttttctggggtggacttgacctttatgtAAAAACTGACAAGATGTGTGTATGTAATCATCCCAGATTTCACacatcccaattattttatagtGATTGCATCACAGAAAGGTACAAGCAAAGATTATATCCTGACATAACCTGTTCCATGCTTGAGAATTCATAAACATTTTGGTTGGTATCCTCCAGACCATTtatcataaaaatgaatttttttaaatgattgcaAAATGAAGCCaccataacattttttttacatcatataataataataataataataataataataataatagttggatttataaagcgctttttgccagaggatacaaagcgctgctattattaccccggctttagcttgagctaccatcaccggcgctcagtgcatgcaggGAATTactcctgctgggtacccattcacctcacctgggtcgagtgcagcacagtgtggataaatttcttgctgaaggttGATATATCAACTGAACCACATCAATTTTAGAATGTACAGGTACATATAATgtagaatgaaataaaacgaCACATTTGGGAAATTtatgaaaacttgatattgatAGCAGAACACTGACTGCATTATCATTTTTCCTCTTGGAGTACCAGTACTTTGATAATTGCATGAATTTTAAATAGAGCTCTGAACAGATTTGTACATTTTCCCAGACTCGGAATTGCAATGCCCGTCACACTTCAAACTATGCATTTCTTCATAGGTCTGAGAAATTGCAACTTCTGAATCATAGGCCGAAAACAACAGTAGAAATAATGGCAGTAAGTAGTTCTTTCCATAATTAACtagattcatattattttctctACAGAAGTACTAAAATTATATTGGTTCCAATGTGCAAAAAGTATATACTGTATTAATGGGGGTAATTAgctttaatttgtatttgttaatgaaaattagaaattgaatttggtatttgaatatcataatgCTGTATTTAAGACATCCAGTTTCATGAATGGTGATAGCAGAAATTGAATCGAGTGTCAACTCCAATTcactttactttcatttttctgtGTGAATATAATGCAGTGGTAATATTAAGGGGTTGGGATGGGAGGGATTATATGTATTTCTCACTAACTTTCACTGTAGACTTTTGAAGAGacttgaaagaaatataaaaaaaaaaaagaagtcaaAATCAGTTATTGCATTATTTCTCTAGATGATAGAGGAATGTGAGGAACGATTGACAGAAGAGCAGATGGAATCCCTCATTCAAGTCATCACCTCCATATTACCAGGAGAGCAaggggaagaagaggaggaaggagaagaagaaatggaaggagaagaaggataaATCATTGCTTTCATCTATTGTGGAAAAGCTATCATTCAAGAGACAACAGAAAGATGATAAAAGGATGGAAGAACTTGaaagaatttgaaaattcacccaGCCAGCCATCTTTGATATCTTGAAGAACAAGTTAAATTGGGTAATTTTGAGTTGGTAAAGAAAGGAATggagaatgaatga from Lytechinus pictus isolate F3 Inbred chromosome 2, Lp3.0, whole genome shotgun sequence carries:
- the LOC129272826 gene encoding DNA-directed RNA polymerase III subunit RPC9-like; amino-acid sequence: MEVIKESAAMLSNFEVHALLKELQSGSSQRGKKSISKKQQNLATISYETIKYLEKTPCGLQTPEVVEKFLRALTPFSLTKSEKLQLLNHRPKTTVEIMAMIEECEERLTEEQMESLIQVITSILPGEQGEEEEEGEEEMEGEEG